In Thalassotalea sp. Sam97, a single window of DNA contains:
- the phoU gene encoding phosphate signaling complex protein PhoU, translating to MDRLDTGRHISGQFNQELDAVRNHVMVMGGMVEQQLKDALRAVHDNNIELAQKVLSSDYKINRMEVSIDEECTHILAKRQPAASDLRLVLAVIKTIADLERIADEAEKISKVALEQFGSKQKDFLLSLENLGQLTLKTLHDTLDAFTRMDVDAALQVHKSDRKIDREYEGLMRELMTYMMEDPRSIPSIMSVLWSARALERIGDRCQNICEYVIYYVKGKVIRHIGDGDISEELLKS from the coding sequence ATGGATAGATTAGATACAGGTCGCCATATTTCAGGGCAGTTTAATCAAGAATTAGATGCCGTGCGTAATCACGTCATGGTCATGGGCGGTATGGTTGAGCAACAACTTAAGGATGCGTTGCGTGCGGTTCACGATAACAACATCGAGTTGGCACAAAAAGTACTTTCTAGCGATTATAAAATCAACCGTATGGAAGTATCGATTGATGAAGAATGTACTCATATTTTGGCTAAACGTCAGCCTGCAGCCAGTGATTTACGTTTAGTCTTGGCGGTGATCAAAACCATCGCCGACTTAGAGCGTATAGCCGATGAAGCTGAAAAAATTTCTAAGGTGGCACTCGAGCAATTTGGCTCAAAACAAAAAGACTTTTTATTGAGCTTGGAAAACTTAGGACAACTCACGCTAAAGACCTTACATGATACCTTAGATGCATTTACCCGTATGGATGTTGATGCGGCGTTGCAGGTTCACAAAAGCGATCGAAAAATTGACCGTGAATATGAAGGTTTAATGCGTGAGTTAATGACCTACATGATGGAAGATCCGCGCTCTATTCCTTCGATTATGTCGGTGCTTTGGTCAGCACGCGCCTTGGAGCGTATTGGTGATCGTTGTCAAAATATCTGTGAATACGTGATTTACTATGTCAAAGGTAAAGTAATTCGTCATATTGGCGATGGTGACATTAGTGAAGAGCTGTTAAAAAGTTAA
- the pstB gene encoding phosphate ABC transporter ATP-binding protein PstB yields MITVKPDVAMSSQEKIDINNLTAEQTALEIKGLNLYYGDKQALNGISMKIPKGQVTAFIGPSGCGKSTLLRCINRMNDLVDICRIEGQINLNNENIYSKHVDVAQLRRKIGMVFQRPNPFPKSIYENVVYGLRLVGENNRRVLDEVCERSLRAAALWDEVKDRLHDSALGLSGGQQQRLVIARAIAIEPEVLLLDEPTSALDPISTLTIEELINDLKKKYTVVIVTHNMQQAARVSDQTAFMYMGDLIEYADTNTLFTTPAKRKTEDYITGRYG; encoded by the coding sequence ATGATTACAGTGAAACCGGATGTTGCTATGTCTAGTCAAGAGAAGATTGACATCAACAACTTAACAGCAGAGCAAACCGCATTAGAGATTAAAGGTTTAAACTTATATTACGGTGACAAGCAGGCACTTAACGGCATCTCAATGAAAATCCCTAAAGGCCAAGTAACTGCTTTTATCGGCCCAAGTGGTTGTGGTAAATCGACATTATTACGCTGCATTAACCGCATGAATGACTTGGTAGATATTTGCCGTATTGAAGGTCAAATCAACCTAAATAACGAGAACATTTATTCGAAGCATGTCGATGTGGCACAACTTCGCCGTAAAATAGGTATGGTGTTTCAACGGCCAAATCCTTTCCCTAAATCGATTTACGAGAATGTCGTTTACGGTCTGCGTTTAGTTGGCGAAAATAATCGTCGAGTTCTGGATGAAGTATGTGAACGTTCATTGCGAGCAGCCGCATTATGGGACGAGGTGAAAGATCGCCTTCATGATAGCGCCCTAGGATTATCGGGTGGTCAGCAACAACGCTTGGTCATTGCTCGCGCGATCGCTATTGAACCAGAGGTGTTATTGCTTGATGAGCCAACCTCTGCACTTGATCCAATCTCTACTTTAACCATTGAAGAGCTAATTAACGACTTAAAGAAAAAGTATACCGTTGTGATTGTGACTCACAATATGCAACAAGCGGCGCGTGTATCAGATCAAACAGCGTTTATGTATATGGGCGATTTAATTGAATACGCTGATACCAATACCTTGTTTACAACGCCGGCAAAGAGAAAAACTGAAGACTACATTACCGGCCGTTACGGTTAA